A single Pan troglodytes isolate AG18354 chromosome 19, NHGRI_mPanTro3-v2.0_pri, whole genome shotgun sequence DNA region contains:
- the SRSF1 gene encoding serine/arginine-rich splicing factor 1: protein MSGGGVIRGPAGNNDCRIYVGNLPPDIRTKDIEDVFYKYGAIRDIDLKNRRGGPPFAFVEFEDPRDAEDAVYGRDGYDYDGYRLRVEFPRSGRGTGRGGGGGGGGGAPRGRYGPPSRRSENRVVVSGLPPSGSWQDLKDHMREAGDVCYADVYRDGTGVVEFVRKEDMTYAVRKLDNTKFRSHEGETAYIRVKVDGPRSPSYGRSRSRSRSRSRSRSRSNSRSRSYSPRRSRGSPRYSPRHSRSRSHISEEMD from the exons ATGTCGGGAGGTGGTGTGATTCGTGGCCCCGCAGGGAACAACGATTGCCGCATCTACGTGGGTAACTTACCTCCAGACATCCGAACCAAGGACATTGAGGACGTGTTCTACAAATACGGCGCTATCCGCGACATCGACCTCAAGAATCGCCGCGGGGGACCGCCCTTCGCCTTCGTTGAGTTCGAGGACCCGCG AGACGCGGAAGACGCGGTGTATGGTCGCGACGGCTATGATTACGATGGGTACCGTCTGCGGGTGGAGTTTCCTCGAAGCGGCCGTGGAACAGGCCGAGGCGGCGGCGGGGGTGGAGGTGGCGGAGCTCCCCGAGGTCGCTATGGCCCCCCATCCAGGCGGTCTGAAAACAGAGTGGTTGTCTCTG GACTGCCTCCAAGTGGAAGTTGGCAGGATTTAAAGGATCACATGCGTGAAGCAGGTGATGTATGTTATGCTGATGTTTACCGAGATGGCACTGGTGTCGTGGAGTTTGTACGGAAAGAAGATATGACCTATGCAGTTCGAAAACTGGATAACACTAAGTTTAGATCTCATGAG GGAGAAACTGCCTACATCCGGGTTAAAGTTGATGGGCCCAGAAGTCCAAGTTATGGAAGATCTCGATCTCGAAGCCGTAGTCGTAGCAGAAGCCGTAGCAGAAGCAACAGCAGGAGTCGCAGTTACTCCCCAAGGAGAAGCAGAGGATCACCACGCTATTCTCCCCGTCATAGCAGATCTCGCTCTC ACATATCTGAAGAGATGGATTAA
- the SRSF1 gene encoding serine/arginine-rich splicing factor 1 isoform X1: MSGGGVIRGPAGNNDCRIYVGNLPPDIRTKDIEDVFYKYGAIRDIDLKNRRGGPPFAFVEFEDPRDAEDAVYGRDGYDYDGYRLRVEFPRSGRGTGRGGGGGGGGGAPRGRYGPPSRRSENRVVVSGLPPSGSWQDLKDHMREAGDVCYADVYRDGTGVVEFVRKEDMTYAVRKLDNTKFRSHEGETAYIRVKVDGPRSPSYGRSRSRSRSRSRSRSRSNSRSRSYSPRRSRGSPRYSPRHSRSRSRT; encoded by the exons ATGTCGGGAGGTGGTGTGATTCGTGGCCCCGCAGGGAACAACGATTGCCGCATCTACGTGGGTAACTTACCTCCAGACATCCGAACCAAGGACATTGAGGACGTGTTCTACAAATACGGCGCTATCCGCGACATCGACCTCAAGAATCGCCGCGGGGGACCGCCCTTCGCCTTCGTTGAGTTCGAGGACCCGCG AGACGCGGAAGACGCGGTGTATGGTCGCGACGGCTATGATTACGATGGGTACCGTCTGCGGGTGGAGTTTCCTCGAAGCGGCCGTGGAACAGGCCGAGGCGGCGGCGGGGGTGGAGGTGGCGGAGCTCCCCGAGGTCGCTATGGCCCCCCATCCAGGCGGTCTGAAAACAGAGTGGTTGTCTCTG GACTGCCTCCAAGTGGAAGTTGGCAGGATTTAAAGGATCACATGCGTGAAGCAGGTGATGTATGTTATGCTGATGTTTACCGAGATGGCACTGGTGTCGTGGAGTTTGTACGGAAAGAAGATATGACCTATGCAGTTCGAAAACTGGATAACACTAAGTTTAGATCTCATGAG GGAGAAACTGCCTACATCCGGGTTAAAGTTGATGGGCCCAGAAGTCCAAGTTATGGAAGATCTCGATCTCGAAGCCGTAGTCGTAGCAGAAGCCGTAGCAGAAGCAACAGCAGGAGTCGCAGTTACTCCCCAAGGAGAAGCAGAGGATCACCACGCTATTCTCCCCGTCATAGCAGATCTCGCTCTCGTACATAA
- the SRSF1 gene encoding serine/arginine-rich splicing factor 1 isoform X2 yields the protein MSGGGVIRGPAGNNDCRIYVGNLPPDIRTKDIEDVFYKYGAIRDIDLKNRRGGPPFAFVEFEDPRDAEDAVYGRDGYDYDGYRLRVEFPRSGRGTGRGGGGGGGGGAPRGRYGPPSRRSENRVVVSGLPPSGSWQDLKDHMREAGDVCYADVYRDGTGVVEFVRKEDMTYAVRKLDNTKFRSHETYLKRWIKNALD from the exons ATGTCGGGAGGTGGTGTGATTCGTGGCCCCGCAGGGAACAACGATTGCCGCATCTACGTGGGTAACTTACCTCCAGACATCCGAACCAAGGACATTGAGGACGTGTTCTACAAATACGGCGCTATCCGCGACATCGACCTCAAGAATCGCCGCGGGGGACCGCCCTTCGCCTTCGTTGAGTTCGAGGACCCGCG AGACGCGGAAGACGCGGTGTATGGTCGCGACGGCTATGATTACGATGGGTACCGTCTGCGGGTGGAGTTTCCTCGAAGCGGCCGTGGAACAGGCCGAGGCGGCGGCGGGGGTGGAGGTGGCGGAGCTCCCCGAGGTCGCTATGGCCCCCCATCCAGGCGGTCTGAAAACAGAGTGGTTGTCTCTG GACTGCCTCCAAGTGGAAGTTGGCAGGATTTAAAGGATCACATGCGTGAAGCAGGTGATGTATGTTATGCTGATGTTTACCGAGATGGCACTGGTGTCGTGGAGTTTGTACGGAAAGAAGATATGACCTATGCAGTTCGAAAACTGGATAACACTAAGTTTAGATCTCATGAG ACATATCTGAAGAGATGGATTAAGAATGCTTTGGATTAA